The Leptospira yasudae DNA segment CCGCTGTTAGGTGAACCGGAATCGCACCCACCGCGTCGTCGATTTTCAACCTGTCCAAAAGGGATCTGGATTCGAACATAAGAATTCCCGCAACAAATCCGATGATTACGGAATCGATCGAATTGACGGCGTGACAAGAAGCGGTGATCGCAACCAATCCGGCAAGGGCGCCGTTTAAGGGAAGAGTGGCTTCGGCGTATTGAAGACGAATCCATCCATAAATCAAAGAGGACGCCATTCCGCTGACTGCCGCGAACATCGTGTTGACGATGATTTTAGGAACCGCTCCGGTGAACGCCAACGTGCTTCCGCCGTTAAAGCCGATCCAACCGAGCCATAAGATCAACGTGCCGAGCATCGCCAACGGAAGATTGTGTCCCGTGATGTTTCGGATCGAGCCGTCTTCCGCATATCTTCCCGAACGATTGCCGAGAATTTTCATCGCCGCGAGACCGACCCAGCCGCCCACGCTGTGAACCACGGTCGAACCCGCAAAGTCGACAAAGCCCATCTTGCCCAACCAACCGGTCGTCGTTTCCCAATGAGAGAGATCCTTTCCCCAAACCCAATGACCGAATACGGGATAGATGATCGCCGATATGACCGCGGTGACTACGATGTATGCGCCGAACTTCATCCGCTCCGCGACCGCGCCGGAAACGATTGTTGCCGCCGTTCCGCAAAACATAAGTTGGAATAGGAAGAAGACCGCCACGTTCGGATTTTCCGCGGAGAACTCGGGGAAGAATGTGTCGATGCCTAAGAATCCGTTCGCGCTTTTGCCGAACATAAAACCGAAACCGATCGCATAAAAGATCAAGGTTGCGATGCCGAAGTCGGTAATGTTTTTGATCGCGACATTGATCGAATTCTTCGTTCTTGTCAGACCGGACTCGAGACAAAGAAATCCAGCTTGCATAAAGAACACAAGTCCGGAAGAAAGAATGATCCAAAGAATGTCGAAATTCGTTTTAGGCATCTGCGTCTTGTATGATTCAGACGAGAAAAGTTTGCAAGAATCATTTTGCGAATTCGATTTTTGGTTTAAAGAAAGGGACGAATCGAAAGCGAAAAGAACGTTATGCTATGCTTATAAACCGGGCATTCTGATTTGAACCGCGTCAGAAAAGCCAGTTTTAAGGCTTGGTCTTCGTGCGCGGACTTTATTCGTTCCCGAGCCCCGATCCTGCTATCGGTAAAAGTCCGAAATCGCTGGCTTTTTTAACCAATTCGGCCCTGTTGTGAACATTCAATTTTTTGTATATATTCTTAACGTGATGTTGGATCGTGTATTTGCTTACTCCTAAGAATTCCGCCACACGGTTTATCGTTTTTCCTGTAACCATATGATCCAGGATCTGTTTCTCCTTGTTCGTAAGTTTGACCCCGTCTCCGACTTTTTTCAGTTTAAAGTTGTTTAATACTCGAAACGCGATCGTGGGAGTGATTATCGCTCCTCCGCGCAAGACGGTGTCTATTACCTCGATAATGTCCTTGAGTTCAGATTTGAGGATATACCCGATCGCTCCGTAGCGAAGCGAGTTGTAGATCAGCTCGTCCGAATTCATATTGCTGAGCATGATCTTGCTCGTCGCGGGGTCCCTTTCCGAAAGTTTTGCGGCGAGTTCCACGCCGTTCATACCGGGAAGCATGATGTCCAAAAAAACGATGTCCAAGGACTTTCCTTTTTCATCCTTCCAAAAGGATTCCGCCGAGTCCCAGTGAAGAATTTCCTCCACGTCGGGAACGGATTCCAAAACTTTGAGAATTTGATTTTTGTAATTCTCGTCGTTTTCCACGATTCCGATCTTAATATCTTTCGTTTTCATCGTTTCCTCTATTGCATTAAACCGCTAAAAAGCGGTGCGCTTGAATTCTTAATTTTATGGAATATACGTTTTCTAAAAGGGCCATTTCCAGTTTTCCTTCGAGTTTCGCGATCCTTTGGATCAGGTTTTCGGTTCCTCTTCCCGATCGTTCGTTGGAGAGTTTATAATCCGATTCCGACCTCATGTCCATTCGAATTTCATGATTTTCTAAAGAGAACGTCCACGTAGAAATCCCTTTGCCGTATTTGAGGTCGTTGTTCGTAACCTCGTTGATGATTCCGAAAAATTCCATCAGACCGGACTCGTCGCGATGCGATTCGAAAAGACGGAGTAGGTCTTCGTCGGATCGAAAATCGATTTCCCTTCCCGCGTCCGAGTACCGTCTGAGGAGAACGAGGTTGACTCCCGTGATGAAATTTTCGGAGACTAGGTTCAAGTCCTCGATACGGAGCATCTGTTCTCTTAACATTCCGATCGATTGATTGATCGAGCCGTGGATCTTTTCGATGAGCTTTCGATCGGGTTGAATCTTTCCACTGAGAAGCTCTTCGGAAAGAAATTTCAGATCGATCAGCTTCGCGCCTAAGTGATCGTGCAGATCGATGTTGATCTTTTGTCGGACCTGATGAATCGCTTCCCGCTTTTCGTTTTCGTGTTCGAGACGTTTTTTACGGCCCTGAGCGAGTTCGAGAAGATTGTTGATGCGGCTCATCAGTTGTTCGAAGTCGAAGGGTTTTACGAGATAGTCGTTTGCGCCGGCGTTCAATGCGGAGATCAAATCGGAATCCCTGTTTTTTGCGGATAACATCAGAATCGGAAGCTCAAAAGAATCGAACGTCTTTCTGATTTCTTTCGCGACTTCCAAACCGGAGAGACGGGGCATCATCACGTCCAAAATCACCGCACCGAAATCGGAATCGTGTTTCAGAATTTCCAGCGCCTTTGAACCGCTTTTTACGACGAGACATTCCATGTTTGCGAGGGAAAGATAATTCTGGATCACTTCCAGATTTACGGGTTCGTCGTCCACGGCGAGGATTCGAATCTTAGAATTGGCCCCGTTTCTTGTCGAGGTGAGGTATTGGACCGGATCTTCCGCACTCGTAGATGAAACGGATTTTGTTAAACGACTTTGTTTTTTGGATTCTTTCGAGTGTTCGTTTTCGATCGCGAGCGGGATCGTAAAGTAAAAACGGGAACCCGCGCCCGGAAGCGATTCGACTTTTATTTCTCCGTCGTGAAGGGAAACAAGGGCTCGACTGATCGTAAGGCCGAGTCCGGTTCCTCCGGCGTTTCCGGAATCGCCTGCGTTGATTCTTTCGAAAAATTCGAAGATTCTTTCCTGCTGATCGAGAGGGATTCCGATTCCCGTGTCCGTGACGCTGATCTCCGCATAGCGGTCGTTTACGATCTTCGCGCTTACGGAGATTCTGCCGGATTCGGTAAACTTGATCGCATTTCCGATTAAATTCTGGAGAATCTGCTGAAGCCGATCCTCGTCCGCCAATAAAGGTGGGAAGTCCTTTTCGATTTCGTTTAACAATTGGATCTTGGAAAGATCTACGTTGACTCGATTGAGTTCCAGAGTGAAGTCGGCCGCCTGTTTGATGTCGACCGGAATTCTTCGGAGATTGAGATCGCTGTGTTTGAGTTTGGAAAAATCCTGTATATCGTTGACCAGATTGGCGAGACGTTGTCCGCTTGCGACGATCATCTTCAACTGACGTTCCACAAAAGGCGTCAATTCTCCCGCGGCTCCACGTTTGAGGGAATCGGCGATTCCTATAATTCCCTGCAAAGGCGTTCTGAGTTCGTGAGAGGTGGTTGCAAGAAACTCATCCTTGAGTTTATCCAAAGAGATCAATCGATCGTTCGACGTTTGGAGATCCGCCGAAAGTTTCTGGGAAAGATAAAAGGAGATGGCAAACTGCTTTGAAATGATGAACGCCTGCGCGACAAAGAAGATTGAAATTCCGTACGAGATGAAATACGAGGTGTTGATCACCATATTCGCATATAATAAATCGTTTATGATGATCAGAAATAAAAGAATACAGATCATCAGTCCGATCCAGGCTCCCACGCGTCGATTGGCGATGGCACGAATCAAAACGTAGACGATGTAGATACATTCCAGAAACACGAACAAGCTGAAGATCGGAAGCGTTTTGGAATAAACCGCCAAGTCCGTTGCCAATACGCTCAGCGAAAGAACGGAGAATGCGAATCCGAATGTGTACAGAATCCTCCGGTTGAATTCGTTCGGAAACAGGGAGCGTATAAATAACGCCAGAATGAATCCGCCGATATAAACCGAAAGAAGCTCCAAACGATATCCGAGATTGAAATCGAACTTCGGAAATAAGGTATAAAGCAAACGTTCTCCGGTTAAAACGATCCGAACGATCGCGACGATTCCTATCAGCGCAAAGAACAAATGCGAGAGTTCTCTCCGCAAAAGGGAAAATAAACTGAGATGGTAAAAAACTCCGATCAACAATCCGCCCGTGATAAAAAGATCCAGCCAAATCGTTCTTTCTCGAAGCGTAACGAGTTCGGAATGTTTCCCTAAAATAACCTTGGCCCAAACTCCTCCTTTGGAATGAGCGAAATTGGAAACTTCGATCACGATCTCGTTCTTTTTTTCCAAACGGAACGGACGGCTGACTGCGGGACGATACAAAGGGCGGCTCGATTCCGAAGAGGTTCCCACTTCTCCGCTGGATAAAACCCTTTCGCCGTTTACGTAAAGATTGTAAGCGGTTGCGGCTTCGAGCATTTTCACGGCCATCGTTTCTTCGGGTTCTTCGAGAAGAAGCGTCATGCGATACGTTGCATAGCCGAAGCTCGGATATTTCTTTCCTTCCTTTACGTAATTGTTCCAAGCATCCGGAACGTTCGCGTAAAAGGGAATCGAGTGATTCGTAATGGAAAGGGAAGAATTCTTTTTTTCTTCCTGCAATAAGTCGGAATAAAGTCGGCCCCAATCGAACAACCAATCTCCGTCGAGGCTTAGATGTCCCTTGGAAGAAAAATCCCATCCGGATCGAAGATCCAAAACTCCCGCTTGAACGAGAGGAGGTTTTTCGGTAAAGAGAAGCGGGCCGCAGGTTTGCAGAAACAGAAAGAAGGGAAGAATCCAAACGGATCGATAAATACGGATCTTCCCGGCTTTGAACATAAGGAATGTCTTAAATTAGGAATCGAAATAAGGAAACCATTTTTATCTTCTTTGATAATTGCGGAAGTTTGCCGCGATGGAAACCTACTCGTTCGAGTGGGACGTTCGAATCATAGAAAACGAATTCAGCTTCGATTCTTTGCGTTTGGAAGTCGCTTAACGTTTTTGTTAAGACGCACTCCGATTCAATTTTCGGAATATTCGAAGCAATTCTGCGGTTTCTTTGGACGTAAGCTTGGATGCGAAAAGTTCACGGATTCCTTCTTCGTAGATCGGCCAGGAGTCTTTGAGAGCTTGGATTCCGGAGGACGTGATTTCGACGATGAATTCCCGAGCGTCTTCTTCGCTTTTCTCCCGTTTTAAAAAACCCTCTGCTACCAGTTTGTCCACCGATCGGGTCAAAGCGCTCTTGCTGAGGATGATTTCCTGCGCGATATCGGACATTCTGGATTTTCTTTTCGGTTTCGTATAAACCGAGTAGAGAACGTCGTACCAAGTGAGCGAGATCGCCTTCGTTTTTGCGAGTTCCGATTCGATTTTGGAGGATGCGGCGGAGTAAAATTTCAATCCGGCGGCCCAGGAATCTATGGTCGGTTTGGAGATTTTTTCCTTCATTTTCGGTGACGGTTTAAATTTTTTAGTTGTAATTACAACTAAATTTTCGTAAATTGTAATAGTTGCAGTTGCAACTAAAATTCTTTCCGAATTTTAACCGGCAAGAATTTAAAAGGAGTAAACAATGAGTACAGAAACCCAAACCATCCAAAAGAACGTAACCAAGCTGAACGAAATGATTCTTGCCGGAGACGTAATCAAAGCCTTCGAAGAATTCTATCATCCGAACGTCGTGA contains these protein-coding regions:
- a CDS encoding LuxR C-terminal-related transcriptional regulator, coding for MKTKDIKIGIVENDENYKNQILKVLESVPDVEEILHWDSAESFWKDEKGKSLDIVFLDIMLPGMNGVELAAKLSERDPATSKIMLSNMNSDELIYNSLRYGAIGYILKSELKDIIEVIDTVLRGGAIITPTIAFRVLNNFKLKKVGDGVKLTNKEKQILDHMVTGKTINRVAEFLGVSKYTIQHHVKNIYKKLNVHNRAELVKKASDFGLLPIAGSGLGNE
- a CDS encoding ATP-binding protein, with the protein product MFKAGKIRIYRSVWILPFFLFLQTCGPLLFTEKPPLVQAGVLDLRSGWDFSSKGHLSLDGDWLFDWGRLYSDLLQEEKKNSSLSITNHSIPFYANVPDAWNNYVKEGKKYPSFGYATYRMTLLLEEPEETMAVKMLEAATAYNLYVNGERVLSSGEVGTSSESSRPLYRPAVSRPFRLEKKNEIVIEVSNFAHSKGGVWAKVILGKHSELVTLRERTIWLDLFITGGLLIGVFYHLSLFSLLRRELSHLFFALIGIVAIVRIVLTGERLLYTLFPKFDFNLGYRLELLSVYIGGFILALFIRSLFPNEFNRRILYTFGFAFSVLSLSVLATDLAVYSKTLPIFSLFVFLECIYIVYVLIRAIANRRVGAWIGLMICILLFLIIINDLLYANMVINTSYFISYGISIFFVAQAFIISKQFAISFYLSQKLSADLQTSNDRLISLDKLKDEFLATTSHELRTPLQGIIGIADSLKRGAAGELTPFVERQLKMIVASGQRLANLVNDIQDFSKLKHSDLNLRRIPVDIKQAADFTLELNRVNVDLSKIQLLNEIEKDFPPLLADEDRLQQILQNLIGNAIKFTESGRISVSAKIVNDRYAEISVTDTGIGIPLDQQERIFEFFERINAGDSGNAGGTGLGLTISRALVSLHDGEIKVESLPGAGSRFYFTIPLAIENEHSKESKKQSRLTKSVSSTSAEDPVQYLTSTRNGANSKIRILAVDDEPVNLEVIQNYLSLANMECLVVKSGSKALEILKHDSDFGAVILDVMMPRLSGLEVAKEIRKTFDSFELPILMLSAKNRDSDLISALNAGANDYLVKPFDFEQLMSRINNLLELAQGRKKRLEHENEKREAIHQVRQKINIDLHDHLGAKLIDLKFLSEELLSGKIQPDRKLIEKIHGSINQSIGMLREQMLRIEDLNLVSENFITGVNLVLLRRYSDAGREIDFRSDEDLLRLFESHRDESGLMEFFGIINEVTNNDLKYGKGISTWTFSLENHEIRMDMRSESDYKLSNERSGRGTENLIQRIAKLEGKLEMALLENVYSIKLRIQAHRFLAV
- a CDS encoding MarR family winged helix-turn-helix transcriptional regulator, with the protein product MKEKISKPTIDSWAAGLKFYSAASSKIESELAKTKAISLTWYDVLYSVYTKPKRKSRMSDIAQEIILSKSALTRSVDKLVAEGFLKREKSEEDAREFIVEITSSGIQALKDSWPIYEEGIRELFASKLTSKETAELLRIFRKLNRSAS